DNA sequence from the Excalfactoria chinensis isolate bCotChi1 chromosome 2, bCotChi1.hap2, whole genome shotgun sequence genome:
TGGAATGTAGGGCCCATGAGTATCACCTGATCCAACCCCTGGCCTCAGACAATTGCACCCAAACCGCAACCCTATGCCTGACAGCGCTGAGCATcaggagctccagcagcttggggaTGAGTCTGGGCTCTTCTCTGTGGTGtgcagcaataggacaaggcACAATGGCCTTAAAcctgaacataggaagttctgtactaacatgcagaagagtttatttatggtaagggtgatggagcgctgccacaggctgcccagagagctggtggtctccttctatggagatactcAACAGCTGTCTGGATGCAGCCCTGTGCCACCTACTGTAGGGTACTGCTTTAACAGAGGGGTTAGACTTGATGGTCtctcgaggtcccttccaatcctgCCCAACAGGGCAGGACGGGGCCCAAAAGGCAGCACTGTGCCAACAGCACTGTGTGTTTACTGCTCAGTGTGTGATTTCTCGGAatgggagcagctcagcctggccTTTGGCTCAGCACCATTGCTTTCGCTTTCTATTTCTGCCTGCTGGGTGAGCTCAGAGCTGAACATAGAACCAAGCCGAGGTGCAGAGCAGAGCGACTTCCTGAGCACCAGCGAGGagtgaaggagcagcagaggctgcagctgtaaccaacccaacccaactcgCTCCAGCTCCCTCTTTCCACCTCTGCCCGCACTCTTTGCCCACTGGGTCCTGCCTTTGGAGTGGGGATGCCCTGGGCCCCTTCCAGGGACGTGTCCTCTGGGACCAGCAGCACCTTGCAGCCCACAGTGCACCGGCGGCAGTATTCTTGTGTTCATGTAGTGCAGGAGATGCCATGGGTCCCTCAGCCTGGCCCAGGTATGGCTGCAAAATGGCACAAATGccctgaaatgctgcagggtGGTGGGAAGTAAGGCTGGGTTCCCTGGGatccctgctcccagctggcaCCTGGCTACATATCTTTCACTCCCTCCACGTGCCACATTCAGGAATCTCTCCAAACCCTTTGCCAGCCCCATCACCTGTGGGGATGTGAGGAATGCTCCGACCATGCAGTTAACCTATGACAGCATGGCAGTGAGGGCCCTGTGACCAACCCCATCCCCACGCTGCTGCCACTAGAGCTGCTTTGGGCTGGGACCCCTCCCGTGGGTGCAGTTCCATTCCCTTGGGCACTGTTTCCATTCCATGGGTGCTGTTCCCATCCCATGTGTGCAGTTCCCACCCCATGGGCACTATTCCCATCGTGTGGGTGTTGTTCCCATCCCACGGGCACTGCTCCTTCTGCCCGGACACTCCATGCACTCCCAGCAGCACGAAGGCatttctcagcagctgctgcccatctCTGTCCCTGACACTGAGCCAACACACGCAGACCACGCTGCTGGCAATGAGATGGGGATAAAGCCACAACACAAAACAGCCGGCTCACACTGTGATGTTGTGATGTTGTATTCATGCTGAGATGAGCAGCCTGTGAGGGGCTGCAGTGCCATTACATGGAAAGAGGTCATGTGTTTTGtgaggcagcactgcagtgtgccTACCAGGGAAAGgcggcacagcacagctctgctggctaATGCACAAAGTGGCTGTAGAGTGACCTAACGTGCTGCCAGCACCATGAGAGCATATGACACGTCTGCTGCCAGCACCATGAGCGCATGCACCTCTTCCTGCAGGCCAGCAGTACTGCAAGGAtgcaggggcagcagcagaagatgTACCGTGAACACGGCGTGCTGAGCAGCCACTGCACGACCAGGGTGCCTTGCAGCCACTCCGGGAACGCTGTGTACCACCGCCCCTGTAGCTGCTTCTCCACGACCTCGGCCAGGAGATCGCATTTCCTCTCGAAGTCGATGTCTGTGCACTCCATGAGCTGCACGGCGCTGTCGTAGAGCTCGTTCCGGTAGTGATCGTTCAGGTCCCCCCTCAGCATTTCCAGCACagtctccagcagctcctcgaCCTGCTCCTCCTTCTGCCTCCCGGCCGCCCGGTTGTCGAAGGCGCAGCAGCGTTTCCCGCAGTCTTGCAGCAGATTCTGCAGCGCGGCGGTGCCGGTGTCGTCCACGTACCGCCGCAGGGAGCCGCCCCTCAGCTCGTCCCCGCGCGTGAAGACCACGACGGTGCGTTCGGCGGCGCGTCTCCCGAACAGCCGCCACACTTGCCGGACGGCCGCCTCGTCCTCCTGCGTGAAGCGGCCCAGCTGCGTCACCAGCAGCAGCGCGTGCGGCCCCGGCGCCGACAGCAGCACGCAGCGGGCGATCTCGCGGCAGCACCGGGCGCTGCGCTCCGGCGAGTCGAAGGCGTCGGGCGTATCCACCACGTGCACGTCGTAACCCCTCCAGGACCCGCTCTGCTGCACGCTCTTCTGCGTCACCGCCGCCGTGGACAGCCGCGACTCGAAGGCGGCCGTGCCCAGGATGCTGTTCCCCGTCGCGCTCCTCCCGCCGCCGCTCTTCCCGACGAGCAGCAGCCGCAGCTCCCGCGGCCCTTCGTTCTTCCGCACCCGGAGGCCCTGCGGCGGCTGCTCTGTGCGGAGCTCTGTGGGGAAGCGGCGGGGAGTGAGGCGTCGTCCGGGGGCACCCGCACTTCCCCGGGGCCGCCCGTCCCGCGCCGCGCTCCCGAGGACCCCCTCCCGTTCCGGACACCGCCCGCATCGCCGCCCCCCGCGCCCTCACCGCGCAGCGCGCCGTAGTCCCCATGCGGGCCGCTCTCCATCGCTGCTCCTCGCGGGACGGCTGAGGCTGAGCTGTGCCGGGGCTGCACGGGGACAGAGAGCGCGTCCGAGGTTCGCAGCGCTGGGATCGGGCTCCGTTCGCCCGCGGGAAGCTGCGCCGTCCGCTCCGACCCTTCCCTTGCTGTCGGAAGGGAGCACAGCAGGTGCCGGAGTCCGGACGGCTTTTATGGGTGGGACCCCGGGGGCGGGGCGCGATGGGCCGTGCGGGCCCAGCCGGGGGCGCGGAGCCGCGGGGAGCGGCCGGGGGCTGCCTATCGCTCTGCGGGGAGCGGCCGCCCCGCCCGCAGCCGAGCCGAAGGTCGCGCAGACCGTAACCGCCTCGTCCCGTAAACGTGCCCACTTCCCGGCAATGCCGCCCCGAGCACGAACGGATGGAGCGCCCCGCCTCGCCCCGCCTCCCCCCGCGCTCCCGCAGCGCCGCGTCCCCCGGCCGAGCTCCTCCGCGCCGCCCAGCCCCGGGGTTCGCTGC
Encoded proteins:
- the LOC140249135 gene encoding GTPase IMAP family member 1-like produces the protein MESGPHGDYGALRELRTEQPPQGLRVRKNEGPRELRLLLVGKSGGGRSATGNSILGTAAFESRLSTAAVTQKSVQQSGSWRGYDVHVVDTPDAFDSPERSARCCREIARCVLLSAPGPHALLLVTQLGRFTQEDEAAVRQVWRLFGRRAAERTVVVFTRGDELRGGSLRRYVDDTGTAALQNLLQDCGKRCCAFDNRAAGRQKEEQVEELLETVLEMLRGDLNDHYRNELYDSAVQLMECTDIDFERKCDLLAEVVEKQLQGRWYTAFPEWLQGTLVVQWLLSTPCSRYIFCCCPCILAVLLACRKRCMRSWCWQQTCHMLSWCWQHVRSLYSHFVH